The Campylobacter curvus genome includes the window AACAGAGCCTTTAAAATTTAGCTACCTTTGCTGGGTATTGTAGAAAAATCCGACGATCTGCCTAGCCAGACGCTCTTTAAAATACGGCCAAATGTAGCTCTTGGAATAGGTATTGCCACCTTGATAGAGCGTGATGTTCGTACTTTTATCAGGATATCCCTTTTGGCGTATCAAGACGCTTGCTTGCATGGTGTAAAAGTAGCTGTTAGTCACGAAGTCATCGTCATCAAACGGAAAGCCAAAAGAGTAGCCAAACATCCCAAACGGTCGCCTGCCAAAGCCGTATCCCATGTAAAACCTGGAGTCAAAATCGCGCCTTATCAAGCGATCAAAGCCCTGAACGTCGCCAAGCACTACAAAATCGGCCTTTGCCATATTTGACGTAGAGACGAAGCCGTTTTTTACGAATTCGGCTATTATTTCAGAATTTACGTCCTCACCGGTCGCGGTATTTTTAAAATTTACAAAGACACTGGCATTAACGTCTTTCATAGTTATAAAAATCGGTGCGCTGGTCCTTGAGGAGATAGTCGGGGCGTTAGAAGCGCATCCTGCAAACAAAATCGCAGCAAATATGACGAGTAAAGTTTTCATAAAAGCTCCTTATAAAGCGGACTTTATAGCACTCTCCAATACGCTCTTTGGTGTAAGTCCGATGAATTTACCAGACATTTTACCACTTTTATCGAAAAAATACACAACGGGTACTCCCATGACACCGCCTACGGCTTTGCTGAAATAATCGACCGAGACTTTATCGCTTGTAGTCTTAAACTCTATGCCATGCTCCTTTAGCAGAGCCATATCTTTGTCAAAGCCTTTACTAGGGCCTAAAACCCCGATAAATTCCATCTTGTTACCATAAATTTTATATAGCTCGTTAAGGTCCGGGATCTGCTTTTTACAAACTCCGCAATCCGTACCGAAAAAGAAAAGCATATAGGGTTTATCGCCCATTTTCAGGCGCTGCTGACTAGGGAAAAACTGCGTATCTATGCCTTTTGGATCGTTTAGCATTATGTGATGTTTCTCATACTCTTTTGCACATCCTGCAAATATCAGCGCCGCAAAAATAAAAATTTTAAACCAAAATTTCATCATGCGTCTCTTTTTAGAGTGCGGATATTTTCAAGCTTACCGTATCTTAGATAGACGATCTTGTCGCCGTATTCGCCAAGCTCGGGGTTGTGCGTGACAAGAAGTATCGTTTTGCCCTGCTCTCTTAGCTTGCAAAATAGCTCCAGCACGACCTTTTCGTTCGCTTCGTCGAGGTTGCCCGTAGGCTCGTCGGCTATCAAAATTTCAGGATCGTTTATGAGCGAGCGTGCGATACAAAGGCGTTGCTGCTCGCCGCCGCTTAGTTGGCTTGGTCTATGCGTCAAGCGATGAGCCAGACCGACCGCTTCGAGTGCCTTTTTAGCGTCGTCTTCATCGACACTACTATGATAATACTGCGCTATCATCACATTTTCAAGCGCACTAAGATAGGGCACCAAGTGAAACTGCTGAAATATAAGCCCGATCTTTTCACGTCTAAATTTAAGCGTATCTTCGGCGTTTAGGTTGCTCACGTCATCACCGCCTAGCATATAAACGCCGCTTGTTGGCGTATCCATCAAAGAGAGTATATTTACAAGCGTGCTCTTACCGCTACCGCTTGGGCCCATCACGCTGACCCACTCGCCTTTTTTGACCTCGAAATTTATATCATCAAGCGCGCTTACGTCGCCAAATTTCTTACAAATATGTTTAAGTTCCAATGCATTTGACATACTATTCTCCTCTTAATGTATCTGCCATCTTGTTATCAAGCGCCCTTTTTATCGGGTAAAATGCTGCGATCGTAGCAAAAATGAGCGATATGATGACGGCTGTAGGGATACTCAAAATTCTAAAATCGATACTCGAATCAAATATCGCGTATCCTAAAATTTGAGCCAGCAAGTAGCCCAAAAATGCGCCTATGAGCGCCGAAACGAAAGCCGTGGCGAAAGTCTCGCAGCCAAAGAGCTTGAGCACATCTCTTTTACTCGCACCTATGGCTCTAAGTAGCGCTATCTCGCGTGAACGAGAGAGCAGGATCGCACTTAGCGTCGTATTTACGCACATCGACGTGATGAGCAAGATAACAAGGCTCACTAACGCCATCAAAAGCTTGATTTTTTCTAATATGAAGCCTTCTGATTTTGAGACCTTTGCGACCGGTTTTGCTGCGATATCGGCGTTGCTTATGTTTTTCGAGATAGCGCTTATCTCGTCAAAATTTCCCAACACGACAGCCTCACCGTAGTTTATCTCACCTTGTTTATTAGCTATCTTCTGAGCCAGCGCCAAAGAGGTGATGAGCAGTGCGTCCTCTTTATCACCGCTTGCTACTATACCTTTGATCTTTACGTTTTGGCTGTCGTTTGCACCGATAGCTCTTATCTCTATATTGTCGCCTACTTTAAAGCCCGCCTGTCTTGCCAGGTCGACACCTATCAAGACGTTTTTATCGTCAAAATCGATATTTATCATATCTCCGTCGCGAACCTCCAAAAACGGTTTCACGACCTTAAGTTTGCTAAATTTAGCCCCCATGATGATGGCGTTTGTCGGTCCGATGTTTGCCTGAGTGAAGATATATCCGCTATCTCCAAGCAGCTTATCAGATGGGATCTTAGCTATCATCGAGCTATATTCCGTCTCGTTCATATCATCAGTAGCGGCTATATCTGCCGGAGCGAAGATCATATTTGCTCCATACGTTTTTAGCTCGCGCGAGACCTTAGAGTCGATGTCAAGATATACGTTGATGAACGCACCGCACACGCAAGCGCCAAGAAGTATCGAGACTACGATGACCATCACGCGAGATGAGCCGTTCCTTAAGCTTTTATAAATAATATTGAAAAAGAATTTGCTATTTACGGTCATATAGCACCTCCGCCGGTAATAATTTTACGACGCTCCTCATCGGTATGAGCGAGCCGACGACTGAAATGAGCAACGCAAAGGCTACGCTTATAGGAAGCACGATCCATGCGATGCCGATGCCGTGAGCAAATATCGTATAAGCCATCACGTAGCTTAGCGCGTATCCTAAAAACGCACCGCAGATACCGGCTACAAACGCTACCACCAAGCTCTCGCTCGCAAAAAGCGTGTAAATTTCAAAATTGCTGGCGCCTATGGCTTTTAAAAGGCCTATCTCTTTTTTACGGCGGTAAATTTCGCTAGTCATCAAAGAGGTTATGCCGATGGCAGAAACCACGAGCGCCAAAATGCTCACAATGCCCATCAGGCTTTGGATCTTCTTTACGATATTGCTCTCTGCGTCACTTACTTGAAGGCTAGCCTTGGCGCTGATGTCAGGGATGCCCTCCTCTATCTGATAGGCGATCGAGCTCACATAAGCCGAGCAATACCACAAGTCGTATTCGGCGCTATCTAGGTTATCTAAATTTCGCCTGGCCTTTAGCGAAAGATCGTTTTCAGGTATGGTCATAGCCGATACTTCAGCCTTTGAATACTCGCCCACATGCCCCGAGAGCTCGCCGGCCAGCTTTAGCGAGCCCAGCAGCTTATGCGACTCTTCGCCGGCTCCTTTTAATATACCGACGATCTTGATCTCTTTACTGCCGTTTTTAGC containing:
- a CDS encoding TlpA family protein disulfide reductase, whose translation is MMKFWFKIFIFAALIFAGCAKEYEKHHIMLNDPKGIDTQFFPSQQRLKMGDKPYMLFFFGTDCGVCKKQIPDLNELYKIYGNKMEFIGVLGPSKGFDKDMALLKEHGIEFKTTSDKVSVDYFSKAVGGVMGVPVVYFFDKSGKMSGKFIGLTPKSVLESAIKSAL
- a CDS encoding ABC transporter ATP-binding protein, encoding MSNALELKHICKKFGDVSALDDINFEVKKGEWVSVMGPSGSGKSTLVNILSLMDTPTSGVYMLGGDDVSNLNAEDTLKFRREKIGLIFQQFHLVPYLSALENVMIAQYYHSSVDEDDAKKALEAVGLAHRLTHRPSQLSGGEQQRLCIARSLINDPEILIADEPTGNLDEANEKVVLELFCKLREQGKTILLVTHNPELGEYGDKIVYLRYGKLENIRTLKRDA
- a CDS encoding ABC transporter permease yields the protein MKNMQLMLIKSSITGSKVQKTMAFITILLATILVACMLNITLKIGDQVAGELRSYGSNIVILPRGESLSIEIEGKNFTPLKSQNFLPESNLYKVKEIFWRNNIVAFAPFLDVDVKDASGRAFVLEGTYFDKNIGLKDEPEFSTGVKSLYRFWGVEGAWVKDDSEDEILVGDALASRENLKLGDTLKLSAKNGSKEIKIVGILKGAGEESHKLLGSLKLAGELSGHVGEYSKAEVSAMTIPENDLSLKARRNLDNLDSAEYDLWYCSAYVSSIAYQIEEGIPDISAKASLQVSDAESNIVKKIQSLMGIVSILALVVSAIGITSLMTSEIYRRKKEIGLLKAIGASNFEIYTLFASESLVVAFVAGICGAFLGYALSYVMAYTIFAHGIGIAWIVLPISVAFALLISVVGSLIPMRSVVKLLPAEVLYDRK
- a CDS encoding ABC transporter permease, giving the protein MTVNSKFFFNIIYKSLRNGSSRVMVIVVSILLGACVCGAFINVYLDIDSKVSRELKTYGANMIFAPADIAATDDMNETEYSSMIAKIPSDKLLGDSGYIFTQANIGPTNAIIMGAKFSKLKVVKPFLEVRDGDMINIDFDDKNVLIGVDLARQAGFKVGDNIEIRAIGANDSQNVKIKGIVASGDKEDALLITSLALAQKIANKQGEINYGEAVVLGNFDEISAISKNISNADIAAKPVAKVSKSEGFILEKIKLLMALVSLVILLITSMCVNTTLSAILLSRSREIALLRAIGASKRDVLKLFGCETFATAFVSALIGAFLGYLLAQILGYAIFDSSIDFRILSIPTAVIISLIFATIAAFYPIKRALDNKMADTLRGE